Proteins encoded within one genomic window of Hahella chejuensis KCTC 2396:
- a CDS encoding substrate-binding periplasmic protein yields MFAPKLVLLASLNCLLASFAPHSQAEQPPSVEINYYIVEDLASPFQIASEGVSNGGLITDLVEIIFRDTPLRVVPKPLPVNRLHRIIRENTQSVWLSYDAKVWNSLADVGDFVEEPLFTVNHALLTCHDQPRSIETEADLFGMTLAILDNFSYPELRLLEERGSLTLTSVEKYEQGFRLAAARRVDGFVEMEIRLRYNLTQENETSSDCYQFLNMDAVIPPYEIYLSLSKQASPELRNMVTQRVRQLKTSEDYRQVFTRYMDRRIRVDQPKREGAAFTVPCPPACPTAAN; encoded by the coding sequence ATGTTCGCACCCAAGCTCGTTCTGTTGGCGTCTCTAAACTGTTTGCTGGCTTCTTTCGCACCACATTCTCAGGCTGAGCAGCCGCCCTCGGTCGAGATCAACTATTACATCGTTGAAGACCTCGCCAGCCCATTTCAAATTGCTTCCGAGGGCGTCAGCAACGGCGGTCTTATCACCGATCTGGTGGAAATCATCTTTCGCGACACGCCACTGCGCGTGGTCCCCAAACCACTGCCGGTAAACCGTCTGCACCGGATCATCAGAGAAAACACCCAGTCGGTTTGGCTATCCTACGACGCCAAAGTGTGGAACTCGTTGGCGGATGTCGGAGACTTTGTGGAAGAACCGCTGTTCACCGTCAACCACGCCCTGCTCACCTGTCATGACCAACCCAGGAGTATCGAAACGGAAGCCGACTTATTTGGCATGACTTTGGCTATTCTCGATAACTTCAGCTATCCCGAGCTACGTTTACTGGAAGAGCGCGGCTCCTTGACGCTGACAAGCGTGGAAAAATACGAACAAGGCTTTCGTTTGGCGGCCGCCCGGCGTGTGGATGGGTTTGTAGAGATGGAAATTCGTCTGCGCTACAACCTGACGCAGGAAAACGAGACCTCATCGGATTGCTATCAATTCCTCAACATGGATGCGGTGATACCGCCCTACGAGATCTATCTCAGTTTGAGTAAGCAGGCCAGTCCAGAATTACGAAACATGGTGACGCAGCGGGTCAGGCAGCTCAAAACCAGCGAGGACTACAGACAGGTCTTCACCCGCTACATGGACAGACGCATCAGAGTGGATCAACCAAAGCGGGAGGGAGCGGCTTTCACCGTCCCCTGCCCGCCCGCCTGCCCTACAGCGGCGAATTAG